The following is a genomic window from Chitinophaga caseinilytica.
ACCACCGGCAACACCGCGCCCCTGGTGATCGTAGACGGCGTCCCGCGCAGCTTCCAGCAGCTGGACCCCAACAGCGTGGCCAGCTTCACCATCCTGAAAGACGCCGCGGCCGTAGCGCCCTACGGCGTAGCGGGCGCCAACGGCGTGATCCTCGTGACCACGAAAAAAGGTTCCGCCGGCAAACCGCAACTGTCTTACAACGGCTATTACGGCTGGCAAAACCCGACCGTGCTGCCGAAAATGGTGACCTCCTTCGAATACGCCACCATGCGCAATGCGGCCGCCGCCAACGCAGGCACGGCGCCGGTGTACGACGATAACGCGCTCCAGAAATACAAAGACGGCTCCGACCCCGACCTGTTCCCCGTGAACGATCCGCTGCGCACGCTCATCAACCGGAACGCGCCCATGATGGGGCACAACCTGTCCGTTTCCGGCGGCTCGGAGAAAGTGAAATACTTCGGGGCGCTGGGGTACCTGTCGCAGGACGGCATGTGGGGCCCCACCAATTTCAAACGCTATAATCTTACATCGAACGTAGAAGCCCAGGTAACGAACACCACGAAGTTCAGCATATCGCTGAGCGGCAGGGTGGAAGACAGGCGCTATCCCGCCCGTTCCGCCGGCAGCATATTCGACCAGCTGTACCGCACGCCCCCCGTGGCGCCGGTGCTCTTCAGCAACGGGCTCTGGGGCTCGTACATCGGTCGCTCGGCATACGGTAACATCTACAAAAGCGGCTATTCCAACGATCTCCGCCAGATTCTCCTGAGCCAGGTGAGCGTGGAACAAAAGCTGCCCCTCAAAGGCCTTACCGCCAAAGCCGTGTTCAGTTATGACTACAACGATCCCAACGGCGGCACGGTGAAAACCTGGGCTACGCCCATCCCGTATTATGCGATCACGGATGCGTCTACCCGTCCATATACCATCACGCAGATCGGGTCTGACGGGCCGCAGAAACCTACGTACAACGTTTCTTTCGGGCAAAGCCAGGCATTCACCTACCAGGGCTTCCTGACATATGCCAACAGCTTCGGCAAGAGCGATGTGGGCGCCACGCTGGTACTGGAGTCCCGCAACACCAAATCGACCAGTTTCGGGGCGGGACGGGTAAACTATAACGTAGGGATTCCGGAGCTGAACAACGGCAGTTCCAATGCCAACGACCTGTCGAACAGCGGCTCTTCGGGAGAGTTGAAGCAGCGGGGGATGATCTTCCGCCTTACCTATGCGTACGCCGGCAAATACATGTTCGAAGCTTCCGGGCGGTACGACGGGCATTACGTGTTCGCGCCCGGGCAGCGGTACCAGCTCTTCCCGGCGTTCTCTGCGGGTTGGAGGGTTTCAGAAGAGAAGTTCATGGAAAACGTTGCCTGGCTGGATAATCTGAAGATCCGTGGCTCCTACGGCGAAAGCGGCGCCCTGCCTTACATCGGGGGTGTGTTGGCGCCGTTCCAGTACCTGAGCGCGTTTTCGCTGTTGAGCAACAATGCCGTTTTCGGTGGCGCCAGCTCGCAGGGGCTCCAGGAAACAGCGCCTGGCAACGCGGCCATCACCTGGGAAAAAGCCAAGAAAACGAACATCGGGTTTGAGATCTCCGTGCTGAAAGGCCTGTTCACCATGGAAGCCGATTACTTCATCGAGAAGCGCAACGATATCCTCATCGCCAACCAGAACAAGGTGCCGGCGGAATACGGGATAGGGCTGCCGCAGTCGAACTCCGCGGCGGTTAGCAACCGAGGTTTCGATTTCAGCATCGGATCAACCTACGACATCACGCGGGATTTGCGGGTGAGCCTCGTGGCCAACGCTACTTACGCGAAGAATAAATACGTGGAGATTTTCGAACTGCCCGCTACTTTCAACAATCCCAACCGGAAGCAGACCGGCCGGCCCATCGGCACGCAGTTCGGCTATCACGCCATCCGCCTCTTCCAGCAAAGCGACGATAAGAACGGCAACGGCATCATCGATGGCGGGGAGTACGATGTGGCGCAATTCGGCACCCTCCGCCCGGGAGATATCATGTACGAAGACGTGAACGGCGACAAGAAGATCGACGCCAACGACCAGAAAGTCATCGGCAACCCGTCTACGCCCCAGCTGATCTACGGTTTCTCGCCCACCATCTCCTACAAAGGCATCGACCTGAACCTGCTCTTCCAGGGCGCCGGCGCCGGGAGTTTCCTGCTGAACGGCCAGGCCGCGTACCCTTTTTTCAACAGCGGCTCTGCATTGGCCACCACGCTCGACTACTGGACGCCCACCAACACCGGGGCGCTCTATCCCCGCGTACTGCCGCAACCCAGCCAGAATTCCACGCAGGTGTCTGACTGGTGGATGCGGAAAGTGAACTACCTCCGCATGAAATCCGTGGAACTGGGATATTCCCTGCCGAAAGACCTCGTCGCAAAAGCGCGCCTGCAGTCCGTCCGCGCATATGTGTCCGGGCAGAATCTCATTACCTGGGCAAAAGACATGAAGGATTTCGACCCGGAAGCGAGCGCCAGCAACGGGAACTATTATCCGCAGCAGAAAGTGATCACCGTGGGCTTAAACGTTAATTTCTAAAATTTTGACCGAGATGATGAAAAAGCATATATCGATAATCGGATGCTGTTTGTTGATGGGGGCAGCTTCGCTGACATCCTGTTCAGACAAACAACTGGATGTGGAACCGCGCGACAGGCTTACAGACGCCAATGTCTGGACCGATCCCGGCGCTTCCGACCTTTTCCTGAACGATATCTACCGCAGCCTGCCCGACGGCAACAACTGGTACGATCCGGTAGAGAACTGGTCAGACAATGCGATCTGCGGATTTGCCTGGCCCACCTCCCGGACGCTCGTCCAGCAAGCACTCTATTCTCCCGCAAACGCAGGCCTGTCGGGCGAAGTGAGCAATATGTACAACTGGTCTACCAACTACACCTATATTCGCAAATGCAACGTGTTCATCAAGAACGTGACCGCATCTTCCTCTCTTTCCGCCGATTATAAAAAAGGAAGGCTGGCCCAGGCCCGCTTTCTGCGCGCCTATTTTTACCACAACCTCTGGATGGCCTTCGGCGGCGTACCCGTGATCACCGATGTGCTCGACGTGGAAACACAGGGCAACGACGTGTTCCGGGCACGCAACACTTCCGCAGAAACACTGAAATTCATTACCGACGAATGCGCCGCCATCTACGCCGACCTGCCGCCCGTGCCAAATTCCGGCAAGATCGGGAAAGGTGCCGCCATGGCGCTGAAAGGCTGGTGTGAGCTGTTTGCCGGGAATTGGGCCGCCGCTGCCGCGAGCAATAAAAAAATCATGGACGAGCTGGATTACGACCTCGATCCCGACTACGCGGCGCTGTTCCTCAGCAAAGGCAACGCCAGCAAAGAATCCATTCTCTACCGCGAATACGCGCCCCCGGGATCGGGCAAAGGCGGCAGCCTCGACGGGCTCATCGGCCCCACGTTCACCAAAGGCGGCGCAGAAACCTCCTGGGGCGGCATGAACCCCACGCAAGACCTCGTGGAAGACTATGCCATGGCCAACGGGAAAGTCATCACCGACCCCACGTCCGGCTACAACCCGCAAAAGCCGTACGAAAACCGGGAAAAACGTTTTTACCAGTCTATCGTATATGACGGCTCCTGGTTCTACAACGATACGATTTTCACCCGCCGCGGGATCGGAAGCCCCAACGAGATAGACCTCACCGACCGCGACGATGCCGGCCAAACCGGGTATTATCCCCGCAAGCGCATGGCCACCGATATTACGCTGGGCGCCGCCAGCTGGGACGGCTTCACCAGCTACCAGAACTACATCATTTTCCGGTATGCGGAAGTGCTGCTGAACTATGCCGAAGCGCAGAACGAAGCCGTAGGCCCCGATGCAACGGTATACGCCGCGGTAGACGCTGTACGTGGCCGCTCCGATCTCACCGGCCTGCCGGCGGGCATGGGCAAAGACCAGATGCGCACGGCCATCCGCCGGGAAAGAAGGGTGGAATTGGCGTTTGAAGACAAGCGTTACTGGGACCTCATCCGCTGGAAAATCGCCGAAGTGAACCTGAACCGCCCCCTGCGCGGGATTTCCATTACCGTGGCGCCCAACGGATCGCTGCAATACGCGCCGGTAGACGCGCGCGGCGGCGACCGGAAATTTTTCGCCAACAAAAACTATTTATTCCCCATACCGCAAAGCGTGATCGAACAGAATCCGAAATTGCAGGGCAAACAAAACCCTGGCTACTGATTTTAATACAATCTTGATTGATAAACACTCTCTGATTTTCCAGTCGGGGAGTTTTTATTTGTCAAGCCCCTCATCCATTGTTTGTAACGCCGATTCCTTGTACTTTGAACGAACAACTTAATTTATGAAACTGAGAACGAACGATTGGATATTGGGATCGATGCTGTTTGCCGGCATGGCCGCCACGCTGCCTTCGCAGGCGCAGGAACGGATGTCGCTCGCCGGGAGGTGGGCCGTGCAGCTGGATGCGGACAGCGCATATTTCAACCGGAATACACCGCCGCGCACTTTTCAGCATACCATGCAATTGCCCGGGACCACCGACCAGGCGCGTATCGGACAAAAAACGACGGGCTCCGATTACGGTATCCTGACCCGTGCCTACAAACATGTTGGTCCCGCCTGGTATCGCCGGCAGATCACCGTACCGGCGGGCTGGGCCGGGAAGGAGGTGAGCCTGTTCCTGGAGCGGGTGTTGTGGGAAAGCAGGGTTTTTATCGACGGAAAGGAAATCTCCCGCCTGTCGCCCCTCTACGTTCCGCACCGCCATACCCTCGGCAAACTGGCGCCCGGCACCCATACGATCGATATCTGCGTGAACAACGATCTCATTCATAACATCGGCGATAAAGGGCACGGCTATACGGAATACACCCAAAGCATCTGGAACGGCATCGTGGGCCGGCTGGAATTGCAGGCCACACCGGCTTTTTCCATCGAAAGGGCGAAGTTTTACCCGGATGCGGAAAAAATGGAGATGCGGGTGGAAGTAATGGTGAAAAGCGATGTTGCCACGGATGTGGAAGCATCGGTTGTCGTGAACGATCCGAAAACGGGTAAAGTGGTGAAGAACACCGTCCGCAAGTTGCGTATTCCAGCCGGCGATACCCTGGTGGCGTTTGCTCCCGTGGGCTGGGACCATGTCCGGCTGTGGGACGAATTCAGTCCAAATCTATACGATGTAAAGGTGGAATTGAAGCAGGGGGAAAATACCGTTCAGTGGAACGATAAGATCGGGTTCCGGAAAGTGTCTGCTTCGCGGAATAAAATCCTCGTGAACGGAAAGGCGACGTTCGTCCGCGGGAACCTCGACTGTGTACATTTCCCCCTCACCGGCTATCCTTCCTGCGACGTGAAAGAATGGGAGCGGATATTCCAAAAGTACCAGGAATTCGGGCTGAACACCGTCCGTTTCCACTCCTGGACGCCGCCGCGCGCGGCTTTCGAAGCGGCAGACAAAATGGGGATTTACATCCAGACGGAAATCATCTGGCTGGATTGGTGGATGGCCGGCGAACAGAAAACCCGGCCGGAGATGAACACGAAAAACTATCCCCAGGGGCTGGGCAAGAACCCCAGTGCCGACGCTTTCGTGCAGGCGGAAATGAAACGCGTGATCGACGAATACGGCAATCATCCGTCGTTCCTCTTTTTCTGCATCGGCAACGAACTGGGCAATTCCGATTTCGACGTGATGCAAAAGTGGATCGAAAAGGCCAAGGCCGACGATCCGCGCAGGCTGTATTCCGTGTCTACGGCGCGGAAGATCATGCCGGTGGATGATTACATGGTGACGCACAACATCCCGGAGGTGGGCGGCACTTACGGATACAGCATGAACAAAACCGACGCGGG
Proteins encoded in this region:
- a CDS encoding TonB-dependent receptor codes for the protein MKLGKQHHVLPLVSGLFILLFQFIHFPGFSQATRKVTGTVVNEQGQPLPGATISIKGRPANAITDDNGKFSISVSGENVVLVATHMASSPMEIAVGDQTDIRFVLQPLDKKLDEVIVVGYGTQKRTSLTAAVSSIKGSEVASLPVANLSNALGGRVPGVIFKQGSGEPGYDGSSILIRGFSTTGNTAPLVIVDGVPRSFQQLDPNSVASFTILKDAAAVAPYGVAGANGVILVTTKKGSAGKPQLSYNGYYGWQNPTVLPKMVTSFEYATMRNAAAANAGTAPVYDDNALQKYKDGSDPDLFPVNDPLRTLINRNAPMMGHNLSVSGGSEKVKYFGALGYLSQDGMWGPTNFKRYNLTSNVEAQVTNTTKFSISLSGRVEDRRYPARSAGSIFDQLYRTPPVAPVLFSNGLWGSYIGRSAYGNIYKSGYSNDLRQILLSQVSVEQKLPLKGLTAKAVFSYDYNDPNGGTVKTWATPIPYYAITDASTRPYTITQIGSDGPQKPTYNVSFGQSQAFTYQGFLTYANSFGKSDVGATLVLESRNTKSTSFGAGRVNYNVGIPELNNGSSNANDLSNSGSSGELKQRGMIFRLTYAYAGKYMFEASGRYDGHYVFAPGQRYQLFPAFSAGWRVSEEKFMENVAWLDNLKIRGSYGESGALPYIGGVLAPFQYLSAFSLLSNNAVFGGASSQGLQETAPGNAAITWEKAKKTNIGFEISVLKGLFTMEADYFIEKRNDILIANQNKVPAEYGIGLPQSNSAAVSNRGFDFSIGSTYDITRDLRVSLVANATYAKNKYVEIFELPATFNNPNRKQTGRPIGTQFGYHAIRLFQQSDDKNGNGIIDGGEYDVAQFGTLRPGDIMYEDVNGDKKIDANDQKVIGNPSTPQLIYGFSPTISYKGIDLNLLFQGAGAGSFLLNGQAAYPFFNSGSALATTLDYWTPTNTGALYPRVLPQPSQNSTQVSDWWMRKVNYLRMKSVELGYSLPKDLVAKARLQSVRAYVSGQNLITWAKDMKDFDPEASASNGNYYPQQKVITVGLNVNF
- a CDS encoding RagB/SusD family nutrient uptake outer membrane protein; the protein is MGAASLTSCSDKQLDVEPRDRLTDANVWTDPGASDLFLNDIYRSLPDGNNWYDPVENWSDNAICGFAWPTSRTLVQQALYSPANAGLSGEVSNMYNWSTNYTYIRKCNVFIKNVTASSSLSADYKKGRLAQARFLRAYFYHNLWMAFGGVPVITDVLDVETQGNDVFRARNTSAETLKFITDECAAIYADLPPVPNSGKIGKGAAMALKGWCELFAGNWAAAAASNKKIMDELDYDLDPDYAALFLSKGNASKESILYREYAPPGSGKGGSLDGLIGPTFTKGGAETSWGGMNPTQDLVEDYAMANGKVITDPTSGYNPQKPYENREKRFYQSIVYDGSWFYNDTIFTRRGIGSPNEIDLTDRDDAGQTGYYPRKRMATDITLGAASWDGFTSYQNYIIFRYAEVLLNYAEAQNEAVGPDATVYAAVDAVRGRSDLTGLPAGMGKDQMRTAIRRERRVELAFEDKRYWDLIRWKIAEVNLNRPLRGISITVAPNGSLQYAPVDARGGDRKFFANKNYLFPIPQSVIEQNPKLQGKQNPGY